Part of the Pseudomonadota bacterium genome, GGAGGGCGATGGATTCACGGCTGTTTGGGGCAGTTCGGGTCTGCCGGTAGGGTTTCCCTCTCGATCTCCACCCGTGTCGGGGCAGGCGACACAGGAATCTGCTCGTCTTGCGCGGCACTACGGGTCATGGCGCGCTGTCGACGAAGCGCCGCGCCCGACCCGGTGGCGCACGGCGCGGCCGCCGTCTGCGCGATGACGAAGGAGGACGCTCGTGCCCGCCTCACCCACATTCGGATTCACCCTGCCTCCCGCACTCGACGTAAACCTGCAGGTATCCCTTGCTGCGTTCGTCGAGCGCATGGGGTTCGATCGGCTGTGGCTACCGGATCACCTCGGCTATCCGGATTGGAGCCAGGCCCCTTGTGCCTGGAGCCTTCTCACGGCCATGGCCATGCGCACCCGTCGCATCACCCTGGGCACGGCGGTCTCTGATCCGCATCGCGTTCCCCCCGCCGTCTTCGCCCAGCGCGCCGCCACCCTCGATCAGATCTCGCGCGGGCGTGTCATCATCGGTCTGGGCACGGGCGAGGCCATGAACGTCGCGCCTTTCGGCATCGCCTGGGACAGGCGTCTCGCGCGCCTCAAGGACACCGTGGCCATCACCCGCGCGCTGCTCGACACCCGAGGGCCGGTGCACTACGACGGCGCGCTGCACTCGATTCCCGGCGGTGCCCTGTCGGTGCGACCCTACAAGGAGAGACGCATTCCCATCTACCTTGCTGCCCTGGGCCCCAAGGCGCAGCAGCTGTGCGGCGAGGTCTGCGATGGCTGGCTTCCGGTGGTCATCCCTCCCGAGCACTTCGCCCACTACCATGCCCCCATCATCGATGCCGCGCGCGCCGCGGGGCGCGACC contains:
- a CDS encoding LLM class flavin-dependent oxidoreductase, translating into MPASPTFGFTLPPALDVNLQVSLAAFVERMGFDRLWLPDHLGYPDWSQAPCAWSLLTAMAMRTRRITLGTAVSDPHRVPPAVFAQRAATLDQISRGRVIIGLGTGEAMNVAPFGIAWDRRLARLKDTVAITRALLDTRGPVHYDGALHSIPGGALSVRPYKERRIPIYLAALGPKAQQLCGEVCDGWLPVVIPPEHFAHYHAPIIDAARAAGRDPSCIDRVANIPVALVDDEKASRMLVVASARRYALTLVWPPVLEQMGMPLDSPPEFGDASYITVNPADPESMARYRGLQRWIPEDVVMKFVYYGTMPRLKRIVGDYLDAGATSVTLV